In Syngnathoides biaculeatus isolate LvHL_M chromosome 5, ASM1980259v1, whole genome shotgun sequence, the following are encoded in one genomic region:
- the mrpl51 gene encoding large ribosomal subunit protein mL51 — MFALGGLLRAGASFYRSAGILLDTARAFSTGPCCHIRMHAIPKPKVVDRWNEKRSMFGVYDNIGILGDFKAHPKDLIKAPCWLKAFKGNELQRIIRKKRMVGDRMMTLERHNLEKRIRFLYRRFNRTGKHR, encoded by the exons ATGTTTGCTCTTGGGGGTTTACTGCGAGCTGGAGCCTCCTTCTATCGTTCGGCGGGGATTCTGCTGGACACCGCGAGGGCGTTTTCCACTG GTCCTTGCTGCCATATCAGGATGCATGCCATCCCCAAGCCAAAAGTGGTCGACAGATGGAATGAGAAAAGGAGCATGTTTGGGGTGTATGACAACATCGGAATCTTAG GAGATTTCAAAGCTCACCCCAAAGACCTGATCAAGGCCCCCTGCTGGCTGAAGGCCTTCAAGGGCAACGAGCTGCAGCGTATCATCAGGAAGAAGAGGATGGTGGGAGACCGGATGATGACTCTGGAAAGGCACAACTTGGAGAAGAGGATCCGATTCCTCTACAGACGCTTCAACCGCACGGGCAAACATCGCTGA